TGTGGCGTCTCAGCAGAGGCCGGCGTGCAGCTGCGAGCGCAGCGCCTCGCCGAGCTCCTGCGGCGAGGACACCGTGCGCAGGAAGTCGAGGCGCTCGGTGTGGGCCCCGGCCGAGTCGAGCCACGACACGTCGACGCCCGACGGGTCGACCCGCAGCAGGCTGGCCGCGAGGAGGGTCCGCACCGGGATCCCGAAGGTCGACGCCATCGCCGTGCGCAGCTCGCTCTCGTGCGCCTCGTTGGCGTGCTCGGCGGTGCGCTGGAGGTAGCCGGGGTTGAGGACGTGGCGGCGGTCGCGGAACCGGTCGAGGTCCACCGGCACCGGCCGGTCGTCGCAGAACAGCGTCACCCGCGTGGGGTCGAGCGCCACGAGGGAGCGTGACTCACCGCAGCACGCGCAGCCGGCGCCGCGCTCGGCGAGTCGGCCCTGGAGGAACAGGTCGATCCGACGACCGCCCGTCGCCGGGTGGCTCAACCCGCTGGACACCTCGACCACGCCGCCCGCGCCGCCACGGGCGGCAGTGACCAGCGCGGAGTCCTCGCAGGCGCTGAAGACCGGCGCGCCGTGCACGTCGCAGGTGACGTCGTAGTCGTCGTCGAGGCTGGTCTGGCGGTCCTCGCTCACCCGGAGGGTGATCGCGTCGGGGCACGACAGCACGCTGCGGGCCAGCACTGCTGCTTCGGTCGGTGTCATCGGTCCTCCGGCGATTAGGTAAGGCAAGCCTAACTCGCTGAAGGGTGATCACACCAGAGGGAGCCGCTTCTGGCTGCGGGGCAGGTGCTCGTAGCCCAGGCGCACGGCGCTCACGAGGAGTGCCGGGTCCCACGGCCAGTCGCCCTGGGCCAGCGCCTCGGACTGCGGCACGCCGCGCGACGCCAGGTCGCGGATCGTCTCGGCGACCACGCCGAGATCGACGCGCTGGTCCTGGACGAACGCCTTGTCGACCACCCGGCCGTGGCCGGGGACGACCACGGTCGCGTCGGTCATCAGCTCGAGGACGAGGTCGAGCGTCAGCGGCCACTCGAGCGGCCAGGAGTCGTCGCCGATGAACGGCGGGTCGGACTCCTCGACCAGGTCGCCCCCGAGCAGCACGTCGGCGTCGGGGACGTGGACCACGAGGTCGCCGGCGGTGTGGCCGCGGCCGGGGTGCACGAGCTCGACCGCCCGGTCGCCCAGGTCGAGCTGGACCACCGACGAGAACGTGTGGGTGGGCGGTCGGAGCGCCGTGGCGAGGATCTCGTCGCGGTGCGGGTCGCCCGCCGCGTCCTCGTACTTCGCGAAGGTGCGCTCCGCGGACTCGACCATGTGCTCGGCCGCCCAGTCGGTCGCGTGGATGGGCACCTCGCCGAGCTGCTCGACCACGGTGGCGTTGCCGAAGTGGTGGTCCCAGTGCTCGTGGGTGTTGACGATCCCGGTCAGCGGCCCCGCGCCGAGGCGTCGTACGTCCTCGGCGACGGCGCGCGCCTGGGCGGCCGAGCCGTGCGTGTCGACCATCAGCAGGCCGTCGGACCCGCCGACGAGCGTGATGTTGACGTGCATCCAGTCGTAGTGCGCCACCCAGACCCGCGGGGCGACCTCGGTGAAGCGGGGGGTGTGGTCGGCCATGCTCGCGAGCCTACGGTTGGCTAGTAGTCTTGGCACTCAGGACGAACGAGTGCCAGCCCGTGCCGGACGGCACCGGGCGCGCCGCCCCGCGAGCGAGGAGGGATTCCATGGTCGACGACCGCAAGCTGGACGTGCTGCGCGCGATCGTGGAGGACTACGTCGCCACCGAGGAGCCGGTGGGCTCGAAGGCCCTCGTCGAGCGCCACGGCCTGGGCGTGTCACCGGCGACGGTGCGCAACGACATGGCCGCCCTCGAGGACGAGGGCTACATCCACCAGCCGCACACCAGCGCCGGCCGGGTGCCGACCGACAAGGGCTACCGGCTGTTCGTCGACAAGCTCGCCACCCTCAAGCCCATGAGCGCGGCGGAGCGCCGGGCGATCTCGACGCTGCTGGACGGCGCCGTCGACCTCGACGACGTCGTGCAGAAGTCGGTGCGGCTGCTGAGCCAGCTCACCCGCCAGGTCGCGATCGTGCAGTACCCCACCCTGTCCCGCTCGACGGTGCGCCACATCGAGCTCGTCTCGCTCACCCCGACCCGGATCATGGTCATCCTCATCCTCAGCACCGGCCGGGTCGAGCAGCGCCTCGTCGAGCTCGACGAGGCCGTCGTCGACACCGACCTCGCGGAGGTGCGGGTCGCGGTCAACCAGGCGAGCGCGGGAGTGCAGATCGCTGCGGCGGCCGCCGCCCTGGGCGAGCTGCCCGACGCGGTCCGCCCGGAGCAGGCCGAGTCGACGCGCGCGATCGTCAGCGTGCTCGCCGAGGCGATGTCCGACCACC
This genomic stretch from Nocardioides renjunii harbors:
- a CDS encoding MBL fold metallo-hydrolase, producing the protein MADHTPRFTEVAPRVWVAHYDWMHVNITLVGGSDGLLMVDTHGSAAQARAVAEDVRRLGAGPLTGIVNTHEHWDHHFGNATVVEQLGEVPIHATDWAAEHMVESAERTFAKYEDAAGDPHRDEILATALRPPTHTFSSVVQLDLGDRAVELVHPGRGHTAGDLVVHVPDADVLLGGDLVEESDPPFIGDDSWPLEWPLTLDLVLELMTDATVVVPGHGRVVDKAFVQDQRVDLGVVAETIRDLASRGVPQSEALAQGDWPWDPALLVSAVRLGYEHLPRSQKRLPLV
- a CDS encoding DUF2470 domain-containing protein, translating into MTPTEAAVLARSVLSCPDAITLRVSEDRQTSLDDDYDVTCDVHGAPVFSACEDSALVTAARGGAGGVVEVSSGLSHPATGGRRIDLFLQGRLAERGAGCACCGESRSLVALDPTRVTLFCDDRPVPVDLDRFRDRRHVLNPGYLQRTAEHANEAHESELRTAMASTFGIPVRTLLAASLLRVDPSGVDVSWLDSAGAHTERLDFLRTVSSPQELGEALRSQLHAGLC
- the hrcA gene encoding heat-inducible transcriptional repressor HrcA; its protein translation is MVDDRKLDVLRAIVEDYVATEEPVGSKALVERHGLGVSPATVRNDMAALEDEGYIHQPHTSAGRVPTDKGYRLFVDKLATLKPMSAAERRAISTLLDGAVDLDDVVQKSVRLLSQLTRQVAIVQYPTLSRSTVRHIELVSLTPTRIMVILILSTGRVEQRLVELDEAVVDTDLAEVRVAVNQASAGVQIAAAAAALGELPDAVRPEQAESTRAIVSVLAEAMSDHRSDERVAVSGTSNLARYGDFETAVRPLLEALEEHVVLLKLLGESGVDALTVRIGHEGPYSELAATSVVATGYGPQEFHLGSLGVVGPTRMDYPGSMAAVRAVARYVSRILDEGNQ